The Tachyglossus aculeatus isolate mTacAcu1 chromosome 4, mTacAcu1.pri, whole genome shotgun sequence genome contains a region encoding:
- the LOC119927371 gene encoding zinc finger protein RFP-like, giving the protein MDCGHSVCRGCLPQRQGAPKTSPSCPECKERIRQDVLESNRRLRKLALLARQLSQHFQPRPEKDGICGRHQEDFDLFCEEDKMAICLVCSRSREHRGHAIVPLEEASREYKAALLALQENGLEATPVKQEHFVKSLVNV; this is encoded by the exons ATGGACTGTGGGCACAGCGTCTGCCGGGGGTGTCTCCCTCAGAGACAGGGAGCACCCAAGACATCCCCCTCCTGCCCCGAGTGCAAGGAGCGTATCCGGCAAGATGTCCTCGAGTCAAATCGACGCTTGAGGAAGTTGGCCCTGCTCGCCAGACAGCTCAGTCAGCATTTCCAGCCAAGGCCGGAAAAGGATGGCATCTGTGGGAGACACCAAGAGGACTTTGACCTGTTCTGTGAGGAAGACAAAATGGCCATCTGCCTGGTGTGTAGCCGGTCCCGAGAGCACCGAGGGCACGCTATCGTCCCCCTAGAAGAGGCCTCTAGAGAATACAAG GCCGCCTTGCTGGCTCTGCAGGAGAATGGTCTGGAAGCCACCCCCGTGAAACAGGAGCACTTTGTGAAATCCCTAGTGAACGTGTGA